The genomic window TAGCTTAATATGGAGATCAAATTTAAAAATTTATAAGCATTAAAACCATTAGAGCAACTACATGACCTAACACCTTGAAGTAGTCCACTATATATATGTACTAtaaatttatatttgatttaaACGAGTTAAAAAAGTTCACAGGAAAAAGTGTCGCCCTttttgaaaatatgttttcattCGTGTAAGAAAAATAACTAACATGCAACCAAAGACTTTTACTGACACTAGAAGGTTTTTATTTGAGTGTTTtcttaatattttaatatattgttTTGATCCTCTGTCAtggaaacaacagaaaatgcTCCCCTCGCCTTCAAAATCAGATTTGTTCGATCATTTCAGACAATtataaaacacttttatttctgTTCTTTTGAGTCATAACATTTTTCTTCTTGGCCTATACAACGTTTCGGTCAATTGCACGCGTTCTGCATACAGGATAATACTGGACGCACTTAGGATGTACAACAGTATAGGGATGACATCAGTAGAATACAGAAGATAATCAGAAGACTCTTTCTGCCTCTTGCATCTCTCATCCTTTTAGGAGCTCCTCTCCTGTTTCACAAACATTTTTAGAGGATTGTCACTGTAAAGTCAATAAGCCTGATTGGACCACTCTGTGGGCTCAGTTGTGGAAAAAAGCATTGAGGTCCTCATATGGAGGCGCCCTGTCATGGTGCAAGTGCACGTCATGGAAAGGTGGAATGTTTTCTGAGTGCGCGCCGCCACTGCGCGCTCCGGATGGCCCAAAAGGTAGGCTGTGGCTGGGTCGAGATGTCGTCAGTCCGGAGTAATGCATAGAATAGTGATAGTTCCTGTCTGTTTCAGAGGACTCCTGCTGCTTCCCGGAAAGTCCACCGTTCAGGCAGACAGGTGGGCTTGGCTGGCCTTCGTAGTCCGGGCTGCTGTAATCAGGGGACGTGGCGCCCGGTGGGTACACGCCCTCGTAGCCAGAACTGTATGAGTGGCCACGCAGGTTAAGCGCACCGGATCCGGGCTGGTAGTGGGGACTGGAGAGGCGGGAACAGCGGTAGGGGTAGGGATGGACAGAGAAAGGTGAGCTCGGCATGTGAAAGCGGGCTCCGTCTGTACATTGCTCGGTCAGGAAGTTCCTGGTGTTGAGCTGCAGACAGCCAGCCACCAGATTGGTGGTGGGCTGGGACAGGCCTTTGCACAACATCTGCACGTAGGTCACCACATCTGGGCGTTTTCCATTGCGTAAAATCTCCCCTAAGGCGAGTATATAATTCTTGGCCAGCCTCAGAGTCTCTATCTTGGAGAGTTTCTGGGTTTTGGAATAGCATGGCACCACTTTGCGCAGGTTGTCCAGCGCAGAATTCAAATCGTGCATGCGCGTGCGCTCCCGCGCGTTTGCCTTCAGCCGCCGCATCTTGGATCGCTCCACGCGAGCCGCTGTCATCTTCCGTTTCTTTGGGCCACGCTTCTTGGGTTTGTCTCCACTGTTCTCGTctccacactcctcctcctcagcctcatcatcctcatcatcgtcgcCGGCCATCTCAgactcagctctgctgctgccttccTGGGCGTCGTCCAGATCATCGTCCTCGAGGTGACATGGCTCGTGGTCGTCCTCTTTGGCCTTGCATTCCTCGCTCTCGTTGTCCTCCACCCAGTCACCCGCGAGCCGCTGGACGTCCGGCAGCACCTCGCTGAACAGCCGGCTCAACATTGTGACAGGCAACCtgcaagacagacagacacgcagacagacagacagacaacacatcAGGTGGACTGTTGTGcgccctgctgctgttgtttacGCACACAGGTGCGCTGCAAAGCTTCTCTGAGCTTTAGTAGGACTGTATGTAAACATGGCGTTTATGACACCGTGATAAAATTCCATGTCCCTACAATTATTTTCCAATAATCGAAACAACCTGTGTCAATCATTATAATTATTTCTTATTGAAGGCCCGTGCTTCTTTGAAATTCCACTCCTGTCCTGAGTTTAGGATCCAAGCTGTCGTAGAATATCCTTATTTGCAAAGACACAAAGCTTTCTTTCATGTATCGTATCGGGCAACACAGCCCAAAAATAATCCTCAACAATCTGTTAGAAAATACTGACAAAAGAAAGTGGTTTATGAAACCACATTTTATGATAAATCTGATTAGGTTAAAAGCTGTTAGGATGAGGCCTTAAAACCTGCACACATGTTTTCCACCTGACATTCCTTTGTGTAAGGCAGATTCACTGAGTGTGTATTCTTTTCACAAAATTAAATCCTTTTAATGGCATAAAGCAGTCTGAGCCACTCTTAGGCCTCCACATGTGTATCCCCTCCAGCAGCCCGACAGGTAGCGGCGCTGGCAGCTGATCCTCCAGGGACTCACTAGGGTCCTTCCTCCGTCCAATAAATCACCAATCTGGAGGAATTCCAGCACAGTCAGGCCGCACACTTGACCACAGCTCCTACATCATTTTGTGTCTAAATTAACGTTTTTAACTGCAATATTCCAGAAgatctttgtttttaaaaatgcagataTTTAGCCTAGTGTAACTTTCACTAAGtgaagtcataaaaacaacactgaaataCGCCTTTAGGACCAGAACAGGTTCATGAACCTTATTTTGGACACCACTCAGGCCAGAGCAGAAGCTTTACCGGACGTTAATCCCTAGCTGAACTTTAATCCGACTCTTATCTGTGGCAAACGTTTGTTTTAAATTTAACATTaattgaaaaacacattttcatttttttttgtgtttttgtttgtttttcggTGAAATGTAAGGAAGCTGTAGTTTAAATTTGATCATGATCGTTTGTTTAAAACCTCACTTattctctctgtcttccctcTCTATTAATGATATCATGCAGGCCGAAAAAAGGTAGTTAATTAAAATGAAGATAAATGAGAATATGAAAGCTGTAACATCCTAACATCGTGGCTTATTTTTCCAGTAATCTGAGCTCAGCTGTTCGTCCAAGGACGAATAGCTTTGTTTCTAATCTTGTAAGCACAATGTAATTAATGCCAACCAATACCTTGTCAATTAGCCTGTGTATCTCTATGGAGAATTCAACCCCCACAGTGCTCTGACGCGCGTCgtgcaagaacacacacacaaactctctctctcacacatacacacattcacaaataaaatgtaataaaagctGCTCTCCGGTGATCATTTTTAAgacattaaaatgcaaattatGAAAGTGTCTCACATGGGACCAATGTGGATCTATagatttattttaacaaaatcTATCAGATTAATGATCAGTGTTATCGATATTATCTGTAATAAATAGCCTTCCGAAGAGGTTATAAGTCTATCTGATCATATCTCCAAAAGGAAATGGTTCCTTAATCCAAACATGTTTAATGCATAAAATTATCTCTATCTGGCACCGAAGCCTTAATTTCCCCTTCACGGTAGATGCAAGAGGCAattaacacaaagacaaaagcaaaTCTGGATAAATATCTGATCTAACATGGAATGGGAATGTGTAACCTACCTCCGCGGTGGAGCTCAGTGACGGGGCAAAGCGGGTTTGTTTACACCATCTCTCTCCGGGTGGGCATCTCATCCACACGCCCTGCACGGACGCTTGTGCAGGCGAGGCGCTGTGTTCTGCtctcacacctctctctcctctgctgccaccctgctctctctgtctgtctgctgctgctgctgctatccCCAGCACAAACGCGTGGAGGGAGCTGTGTGGCACCTCAGAGGCAGGACTGGGTGGGTTACATACCAGCTCTGATGCCAGGCCCATATGGCTGGCACGTCATTGGCAAGAGCCATCACATGAGAGCCGGTGATTGACATGCGGCCGCATTCACAGAGACTGGCTTCCCCTGGGGGAGAGGGACTCGCCATCTGTCACTGAGCTGAAAGAGAAAATGGAATAAGGAGTGGATGGCACAAAAACGCACTGAATTCGAACTGCTTCTGTTAGTCTCCATCTTTGGAAAAACGGGGTTAATCTTATATAggaggtttaaaaaaacaatcgcCTTATGAGACATAATTAAAGTAAGCCTGTGATAATAGGCTATTTTTGAATGATATCATTCCAGGCTGCAGCAAAAAGAGGATCCTCTGGTTGGACTGAGTCAGTATTAGGCTTACTGCGGGCTAATGATTGTGTAGGATAAGAAAACCTGATGATTGAAATAATCCACATCCAAGCCCTATGGGAAAATTATTCAACTATTATAACTAGAGACAATTCAGGTCAAAAGAAACAACTGTCCATCCCTTAAATTTCTAACAAAGGTACATTTAAACCATAGAAATGTCTGAAATGAATCAGGGGCCAGTCATAAAGATCAGAGTCAGGGTGCAATTGCCTAAACGACTCAGCTGAACTGAGCTAAGTAGAGCGTCTTGGTTTGGGTTGCCAGGCTTGGCACAGGTGCCAGCAGGCGGACTGGTGCCAAAGGTGGCAGAGGCACAGATTGCAGAGAGGGGCCAGAAGATGGGGcaagacagaaaggaaaagaatAAGAGAGAAAGCCAGAGGGTGCCTGCGCATGCTTATCATCACCATCATGTTACTGagccacagtgtttttttgtgaaacaAAATGATGACAGGGTTTGCAGGTAGCTCTTTTGAAGAAGAGCTTTAAGGGCCGTGTGCTAGCGTAACATGTGACGCAGTGATTTAGAagctttcattcattcattcaagcattgaatgaatacacacacaatgaaaaaatACCCATAAAGTGAGTGTTATTGTAGGTTTTAATGTGTGCAGCCCAAATTCATGGTTTTAGCATGGTCATTGAGCCACACATTCAGTTCAATGATGATTCTGGGACCAGTTTCAGGAAGTAATTAATATCAATAGTTCCTTATCAGTATCAAATGATGATGCACAGGTTTTTAATATAAGCTATAGGCTGCAATAATCACATTTAATTCTGGGCTTTGTGCACATTTAGTTTTACAAAGGCCCCTtaaaaaagcaatttaaaaatTCCCCATTTTATGAATTATTATGAATATACATCTTTCATCCATATACATCTGGTTGCAAACGTTAGATATATGAACATCATTTGTTTCACATTATTCTGTTTCCTAACAGCAGGAGAGATTTTGTGCTATAGATTTACATTCACATGTATGTTATTCCACAGCTCAGTTCAAAGTAAATGCTGCTTGTGGCCATCAAAGACAGAGAGATGCAAGTATttattgttacattttattaagactgactgtgtgtgttggagaggTTATAAGAGAATTCTTGATGTTCTGTATGTCCTACAACGTCTTGGTCTCAGGTTATAAGTGGCCTTATGAATATGACTGTGTTCACACAGAAGCAGGGATTCTCAGTAAGATGTCTTTGTCTGTTGTGTGAGGGCGACATCTGCTTGTGATAAAAAGCAAGTACATCATAATCTTGAGTAAAACAACGTCATTAAACTGGCCTCATAGAGGACATTTGAACTGGAAGCGATATGCCACGAACTTTCCCGAATACGGAAGTTTATTGTGCATAACCACTATTGGTCCTTTAAAATTGTGTTAACAGTTACAGGTGGGCTGGTTGGATTATAAACTGTCACATATAATGGACAAGAATGAAATCAACTACTTGTGAGACAGAAATAACCACTCAGGCACCTACACAATGTAGAGGCCTTAACCTTatttggcaggtggaaaatgCAGTTTATGTGGTGTATTGGCTCTTTAAAGGTGTGTTAACCGGTATAAATGGGTTGGTCGAACTAAAATTTCTTACGTGACAACCAATTTGGAGACAGAACTAACCTAAGGGGCACACTTTATGGGCAGTAATCAGAGTGTACTGGCCCTTTAACAGCATTTCTAttgataaaatgaaatattatgGTTATTCATTTACAGCATGTAATTCATTTGAGGAAAGTAAGACCAACCACAATACATTTTCTCCCCTTTATTCATAACCACACAAAGAACCCACATGACCAGCTGATATGTTGGTTATGCTCTAGTGTGAAATATTCACTTGTGATCTCCTTTGTCCCTCTGATGGTAGAGGGCATGTCACACAGTGGTGAAGGTGAAGTGAGTGACATGTCTGTAGTCCTCACCAGGACGCAGAAGACAGTCAGGAAAAGAAgcctaaagacacacacaaaactgcatTTGCACTCGACCACACAGCAGTATTCTATGATTTTCTATTCTTCATACCTGGTTGATGGCATCCGGCCAGTTCTGTGTCTCTAGACAGAAGGCGCTGTGCTTCCCATACCGGAAGTTGCCCTTTCCTTTTATAGAGCCATCTAGGAAGTTGGCTGTGTAGAACTGGACTCCTGGCTGGCTGGTGGAGACCTCCAGGACACGCCCGCTGGCTGGGTGACAGACTCTAAATCGGAAGAGACattgttaaaatgtgtgtgtgtgtagtgtgtaagATGGTGTCTGCAGCTAACCTGGTGGCAGATCTCACTGCCCAAGGGTCCCCAGGTAATGACAGACAAAAGTTATGGTCAAATCCTGGACCTGGAACATCCTTCAGCTGAGAACCAATCAGAACTTGTTTTCTGAGGTCAAATGGTGTGCTTTCCACTGCTCTGACCTCTCCTGTGGACAGATAAGGAAACAGAATTATAATGAGAATCTCTATTCAGTCCAGTCCAGTTCGTTCGCAGTAGTGTTATAGTGGAATAAATGGAGGTAAAGCATTAAAGAGAAAGACCGCATGAAAGTTTTGCAGAATAGTAATTTTGTGACGAGTGTGAAGGATTTTTAGTGTGAGCCATCTGTCTATGAAATACTAGTGATTTTGTGTGGTCCTCCTTgtaaaacatattaaatataGCAAGAATAACTTCATTAATCATCAGTCAGCTGCTCTCTGCCTTGCTGGACTGTATGATGCAAATCTCTCACCTGTAGGAATTGATGTGTTATCCACAGGCAGGTAGGACTGTGCATCGATGGACACTTCATGGTCGTAGATATCTGCTGCACcctggacacaaacacatctaGATCAGAGAGTGTTTGGTTCACCTGTAAGACTTCAGAGTTAAGCAGGGCACAGGACTGATCATGTGCTCTTACCTGTCCAGCTAAGTTGAAGTAAGAGTGGTTGGTGAGGTTGATGGGAGTGGTTCTGGTTGACCGAGCATGGTATTCAGCTGTTAGTGTCTCCCcctaaacaaacaaatcaaatcacAGCTGCAAACCCTTTATTTATATGTGAAACCAATTCAATGTCAACAAATGACAACACAGCAGTTTGCTACATgtaggagaggaaaggagaagcTCCAGATTTTGTCAAGGATACTGGTACAATAACCAATTATTACCTGTAGGGTGTAGGAGACAGAAACCCGGACCTCTCCGGGATAACCCTGGTCTCCATCTGGACTGGTGTGAGTAAGCTGCACACCACCTTCCACTGCTGTAGCAAGCCAGATAgcctgaagacagacagacagtagtTATTTTAGTCTGCACCACatagaaatacatttttatttggtTAAAAAACTACATCTGAGTTTACATCATTCACAGCAATGTGTTGCATTAAGGAGGAGTCTTGATGAATATTATTAAGTATATCATTGTATTTTTTCCTTGTCTACAACCAGACACATGGACTGTCAACTAACTAGAAGGACAAGTTATCTTTGAATAATAAATGCAGACAGATTTAACACTTAGATAAGAATGGTTATAAAtacaacagagacagaaaatcaGAACTTCTTTACAAAAACAGCATCAACTGTATTGTAATTTGATATTTTATACATTCAAGTATGTGTAGATGTGTGCTCAAGGCTAACTTCCTGCTGTGATTTCTGCCCTattcactgtgtggatgttCATTTCTGTTCCTGTATTCACTTAATGTGTTATTGAATAGTAGGAAAACAAGGACTACAGGCACAAACATGTACATGCCTGTTACTTTCTATGCCTCATACAagtggtatttttttttgctgagcgCATTCTAAAGATTCATTCAAAAGAAGCAAACCAATCGTCCTCACCTTATTGAAGCCCCGCAGGCCTCCATGCAGTGCATTTGGTCCATTGTTGATATCCAGCTGGTACTCCTTTTCCTCCACAACAAAGCGTCCCTTGGCAATCCTGTTAGCCACACGGCCCACCACAGCACCCAGATACCGTTTATCTGTCACATACCCTGACAACACAATTACAGATTGTTCTACATCGCCTTCAACTCACTTTCTCTAAAACCGTTCTGAAAGGTATACCCCAAGTTCCCCAACACAAGAGAGCAAGAGCATATAACCAGAGGTTACTAAATGTGATCTCTTGTCCCCAGGAAGCCTAAAGATCAGACCACAGCCATTTTCTtaagaaataaaatataataactgtTGAAATGCTGGCATACGCTCAGGGAAACCTGATGCTACACTGCAaattatttgaaaaattatTTCAACAATGTGATTCTGTGTTCTATGTTTATTAGTTTTTTCCCACCTACCTTCCAGGTCATCATACCCCAGGACTACATCTTCCATCAGATCATCCTTCCCTCTGCTGTACACTGATCTAATAATGGCACCAAGGGTGAGGATCTCCACCCGGACCTGGGAGGACTGGAGGACCCACAAGTCCACGGTCCCCTGACCGGGCACTTCTCCCCACTGCTGATGGCTTACTTGTGTCATGTTGGACCTTACAGCAGCCAGAAGAGGGACATGGAATATTACCATATCATCATTACTTTTAGCCACAATATCTTTTCATGTGGCACAAGTATTGTGAAGTATTGTAATGTGGGACACTGATTACAAGAAAAGGTGCTATCttttaagttgtgttttcaATCCAGATGTAAATACTGGTAAATAAAACTTGAAATGTTTTGTCTCATATTCATCTGATGTCAAACCCAATTTTTTTCAGtttacagaaaaaataaaaggatTGATACTTTTGAAGTGGAGTGTATGGAACGTGCATTTAGGAGTGGTGTAGGTCACGTGTATACACATTAGCTTCTAGTTTGTGTAAAACACAAGTATGAGTGATCGTGGTTGTGATAACACAAAGGGGTGACTGTGATGCAGTGTACAGTGTTTTAAGTACCTCTGAGTGGCTAAATGATGCAGACTATTTAAGCCAAAACACTGTATGCCTAGAATATTATTATACACCATAAACTGGTAATGCCCAtttaattgagttttttttaatcaaatttgTATGTCAAATATGTTACAGCATATTAACGGTTAAACAACAACTATCCTAAAGTTCAGT from Parambassis ranga chromosome 19, fParRan2.1, whole genome shotgun sequence includes these protein-coding regions:
- the LOC114452511 gene encoding neurogenic differentiation factor 2-like produces the protein MLSRLFSEVLPDVQRLAGDWVEDNESEECKAKEDDHEPCHLEDDDLDDAQEGSSRAESEMAGDDDEDDEAEEEECGDENSGDKPKKRGPKKRKMTAARVERSKMRRLKANARERTRMHDLNSALDNLRKVVPCYSKTQKLSKIETLRLAKNYILALGEILRNGKRPDVVTYVQMLCKGLSQPTTNLVAGCLQLNTRNFLTEQCTDGARFHMPSSPFSVHPYPYRCSRLSSPHYQPGSGALNLRGHSYSSGYEGVYPPGATSPDYSSPDYEGQPSPPVCLNGGLSGKQQESSETDRNYHYSMHYSGLTTSRPSHSLPFGPSGARSGGAHSENIPPFHDVHLHHDRAPPYEDLNAFFHN
- the galm gene encoding galactose mutarotase isoform X1; translated protein: MTQVSHQQWGEVPGQGTVDLWVLQSSQVRVEILTLGAIIRSVYSRGKDDLMEDVVLGYDDLEGYVTDKRYLGAVVGRVANRIAKGRFVVEEKEYQLDINNGPNALHGGLRGFNKAIWLATAVEGGVQLTHTSPDGDQGYPGEVRVSVSYTLQGETLTAEYHARSTRTTPINLTNHSYFNLAGQGAADIYDHEVSIDAQSYLPVDNTSIPTGEVRAVESTPFDLRKQVLIGSQLKDVPGPGFDHNFCLSLPGDPWAVRSATRVCHPASGRVLEVSTSQPGVQFYTANFLDGSIKGKGNFRYGKHSAFCLETQNWPDAINQLSDRWRVPLPQGKPVSVNAAACQSPALM
- the galm gene encoding galactose mutarotase isoform X2, with amino-acid sequence MTQVSHQQWGEVPGQGTVDLWVLQSSQVRVEILTLGAIIRSVYSRGKDDLMEDVVLGYDDLEGYVTDKRYLGAVVGRVANRIAKGRFVVEEKEYQLDINNGPNALHGGLRGFNKAIWLATAVEGGVQLTHTSPDGDQGYPGEVRVSVSYTLQGETLTAEYHARSTRTTPINLTNHSYFNLAGQGAADIYDHEVSIDAQSYLPVDNTSIPTGEVRAVESTPFDLRKQVLIGSQLKDVPGPGFDHNFCLSLPGDPWAVRSATRVCHPASGRVLEVSTSQPGVQFYTANFLDGSIKGKGNFRYGKHSAFCLETQNWPDAINQASFPDCLLRPGEDYRHVTHFTFTTV